A genomic window from Luteolibacter sp. LG18 includes:
- a CDS encoding glycoside hydrolase family 43 protein, with amino-acid sequence MFKPGELWPDTHGTPINAHGGGILFHGGTYWWFGEHKIEGEAGNRAHVGFHVYASENLVDWRDEGIALAVDDSPGSEIPGGCVMERPKVIHCPATGKFVMWFHLEPKGGGYSGARCAVAIADTPAGPYRYLHSLRPNAGVWPENVAEEDKRPLSAEEAAHLESLALGGAPFPWYPKHLCYRRDHEGGQMSRDMTLFVDDDGSAYHIHAAENNGTLHISLLADDFTTPAGRYVRVMPGRFHEAPALMKWNGRYFLFSSDCTGWSPNPTRLSVADSIWGPWEELGNPCIGNGAQMANSFESQPTFILPVPGKQDAFIYMADRWRPRNAIDGRHLWLPIVFKHGCPVIEWHDQWDLGVFDV; translated from the coding sequence ATGTTCAAACCCGGCGAACTCTGGCCCGACACCCACGGCACTCCCATCAACGCCCACGGCGGCGGCATCCTTTTTCACGGCGGCACCTATTGGTGGTTCGGCGAGCACAAGATCGAGGGAGAGGCGGGGAACCGCGCCCACGTCGGCTTCCACGTCTATGCGTCCGAGAACCTGGTGGACTGGCGCGATGAGGGCATCGCCCTCGCTGTCGATGACTCGCCCGGCAGCGAGATCCCGGGCGGCTGCGTAATGGAGCGCCCGAAGGTGATCCACTGTCCCGCCACCGGGAAATTCGTGATGTGGTTCCACCTCGAGCCGAAGGGCGGGGGATACTCAGGAGCCCGCTGCGCCGTGGCCATCGCCGACACCCCCGCCGGTCCCTATCGCTACCTTCACAGCCTGCGTCCCAATGCCGGGGTCTGGCCGGAGAACGTGGCCGAGGAAGACAAGCGCCCGCTGTCCGCGGAGGAGGCCGCTCACTTGGAATCCCTCGCGCTCGGTGGCGCGCCCTTCCCGTGGTATCCGAAGCACCTTTGCTACCGCCGCGACCACGAGGGCGGCCAGATGTCGCGGGACATGACGCTCTTTGTGGACGACGATGGCAGCGCCTACCACATCCACGCCGCGGAGAACAATGGCACCCTTCACATCTCGCTGCTGGCCGACGATTTCACCACCCCGGCGGGTCGCTACGTCCGCGTGATGCCCGGCCGTTTCCATGAAGCCCCCGCGCTGATGAAATGGAACGGCCGCTACTTCCTGTTTTCGTCCGACTGCACCGGCTGGTCGCCGAATCCCACCCGCCTCAGTGTCGCCGATTCGATCTGGGGGCCGTGGGAGGAGCTCGGCAACCCGTGCATCGGCAATGGCGCACAGATGGCCAACAGCTTCGAATCCCAACCGACCTTCATCCTGCCCGTGCCGGGGAAACAGGACGCCTTCATCTACATGGCCGACCGCTGGCGTCCCCGCAACGCCATCGACGGCCGCCACCTCTGGCTCCCTATCGTCTTCAAGCACGGCTGCCCCGTCATTGAGTGGCACGACCAGTGGGACCTCGGCGTCTTCGACGTGTAG
- a CDS encoding c-type cytochrome yields MKVHCLLLSFLLLGRVFAQGQDPTSGITVAKGFQLDRIYEVPNTQGSWVAVTRDDKGNLICSDQYGQLYRVTPGAALKVEPLGLKISGAHGLLWHQGTLFIVVNEDAPKSGVWTAKAKPDGGYEDPVQLKAFKGQGEHGPHQMVPSPDGKWIYVVAGNFTEVPQIDGSMQARVWKEDQLLPRVTDPRGHDPNQMAPGGWIARFKPDGTSWELYASGLRNTYDIAFNNRGDLFGYDSDMEWDFGTPWYRPTRLCEILPGGEYGWRNGSGKWPVEYEDSFNSVIDFGPGSPTGVVAGRGAKFPAKYQQALYLLDWTFATVRAIHLEPSGSGYKAVSEEFITGKGLPFTDAVIGADGAMYVLTGGRKTGSALWRVTYTGSESTSPVRIEPAADPLAKLKEVVEKPTPAAIDGLWQRLGSTERAERFLARTALEKLPVASWAPRLDSEKDAWRVIDASIGLARVSTTEDRARVLGALDRLAWESLTPVQKTNWLRACGLEFARGGQPTPDETKAILAKVNKAFPSGDELVDRELCRLLCYLQAPGIVGRTLTAMDLAGPGKPPAWTELASRNSGYGKPILAMLQNLPSGQVLHYVYCLRAVKGPWAAGERERFFSWVDRLASNSGGSSYAGFVAALRKQALANATPEEQEKFDKPAAAGANPMANLPPVKGPGKDWSVDEVAALAAGGLTGRNKENGHNMFKAALCATCHSFNGEGGSVGPDLSTLGGRFTARDIADAIINPSAEVSDQFAFSTVTKKDGTSLFGRPLGEENGKLKLATNPFDPTQTTEVPKDEVVSVERSPASPMPGALINRLNPDELKDLLAFLTGAK; encoded by the coding sequence ATGAAAGTTCATTGCTTGCTATTGTCATTCCTCCTCCTCGGGCGGGTTTTCGCCCAAGGTCAGGATCCCACCAGCGGGATCACGGTCGCCAAAGGGTTCCAGCTCGACCGTATTTATGAAGTTCCCAACACCCAAGGCTCCTGGGTGGCGGTGACCCGCGATGACAAGGGCAACCTCATCTGCTCCGACCAATACGGGCAGCTCTATCGCGTCACTCCCGGAGCCGCCCTCAAGGTGGAGCCCCTCGGGCTAAAAATCTCCGGAGCCCATGGTCTGCTCTGGCACCAGGGCACCCTGTTCATCGTGGTGAATGAAGACGCGCCCAAAAGCGGCGTCTGGACCGCGAAGGCGAAACCGGATGGCGGTTACGAGGACCCCGTCCAACTCAAGGCCTTCAAGGGCCAGGGCGAGCACGGTCCGCACCAGATGGTGCCGTCCCCGGATGGGAAATGGATCTACGTCGTCGCCGGCAATTTCACCGAGGTCCCGCAGATCGATGGCTCGATGCAGGCCCGAGTTTGGAAGGAAGACCAGCTCCTGCCCCGCGTCACCGATCCCCGTGGCCACGATCCGAACCAGATGGCGCCCGGCGGCTGGATCGCCCGCTTCAAACCGGATGGCACCTCGTGGGAACTCTACGCCAGCGGCCTCCGCAATACCTACGACATCGCTTTCAACAACCGCGGCGACCTGTTCGGCTACGATTCCGACATGGAATGGGACTTCGGCACGCCGTGGTACCGCCCGACCCGCCTCTGTGAGATCCTGCCCGGCGGCGAATACGGCTGGCGCAACGGCAGCGGCAAATGGCCGGTGGAATACGAGGACAGCTTCAACTCGGTGATCGATTTCGGCCCGGGCTCCCCGACCGGCGTGGTCGCTGGACGTGGCGCGAAGTTCCCCGCGAAGTACCAGCAGGCCTTGTATTTGCTCGATTGGACCTTCGCCACCGTGCGGGCCATCCACCTAGAGCCCTCCGGCTCCGGCTACAAGGCCGTCAGCGAGGAATTCATCACCGGCAAGGGCCTGCCGTTCACCGATGCGGTGATCGGCGCGGATGGAGCGATGTATGTGCTCACCGGCGGCCGCAAGACCGGGTCCGCCCTCTGGCGCGTGACCTACACCGGCAGTGAAAGCACCAGCCCGGTGCGGATCGAGCCCGCCGCCGACCCGCTGGCGAAGCTGAAGGAAGTGGTGGAAAAGCCGACTCCGGCAGCAATCGATGGCCTGTGGCAGCGTCTGGGTTCCACCGAGCGCGCCGAGCGTTTCCTCGCCCGCACTGCTCTGGAGAAGCTTCCCGTCGCGAGCTGGGCCCCGCGCCTCGATTCCGAGAAGGACGCCTGGCGCGTGATCGACGCCTCGATCGGTCTCGCCCGTGTTTCGACGACGGAGGACCGCGCCCGCGTGCTCGGCGCCCTCGACCGCCTGGCGTGGGAATCCCTGACGCCGGTGCAGAAGACCAATTGGCTCCGCGCCTGCGGTCTGGAGTTCGCCCGCGGCGGCCAACCGACGCCCGACGAAACCAAGGCCATCCTCGCCAAGGTCAACAAGGCCTTCCCGAGCGGCGATGAGCTCGTGGACCGCGAGCTTTGCCGCCTGCTCTGCTACCTCCAGGCTCCCGGCATCGTGGGCCGCACCCTTACCGCCATGGACCTCGCCGGTCCCGGCAAGCCGCCGGCGTGGACCGAGCTCGCGTCGCGTAATTCCGGTTACGGCAAGCCGATCCTGGCCATGCTCCAGAACCTGCCGTCCGGCCAGGTGCTCCACTACGTCTATTGCCTGCGCGCGGTGAAAGGTCCGTGGGCAGCCGGTGAACGGGAGCGTTTCTTCAGTTGGGTCGACCGCCTCGCCTCCAACAGCGGCGGATCGAGCTACGCCGGCTTCGTCGCCGCGCTGCGGAAGCAGGCCCTCGCCAATGCCACCCCCGAGGAACAGGAGAAGTTCGACAAGCCCGCCGCCGCGGGAGCGAACCCGATGGCGAACCTGCCGCCGGTGAAAGGCCCGGGCAAGGACTGGTCGGTTGATGAGGTCGCCGCCCTCGCCGCCGGTGGTTTGACCGGCCGCAACAAGGAAAACGGCCACAACATGTTCAAGGCCGCCCTTTGCGCGACCTGCCATAGCTTCAATGGGGAAGGGGGCTCGGTCGGTCCCGATCTCAGCACGCTTGGGGGACGGTTCACCGCCCGCGATATCGCGGACGCCATCATCAACCCCAGCGCGGAGGTCTCCGACCAGTTTGCCTTCAGCACCGTGACCAAGAAGGACGGCACCTCGCTGTTCGGTCGTCCGCTGGGCGAGGAGAACGGCAAGCTCAAGCTCGCGACCAATCCCTTCGACCCCACCCAGACCACGGAGGTTCCGAAGGACGAAGTCGTTTCGGTGGAGCGTTCCCCGGCCTCCCCGATGCCGGGCGCACTCATCAACCGCCTCAATCCGGACGAGCTGAAGGACCTCCTCGCCTTCCTCACCGGCGCCAAATAA
- a CDS encoding alginate lyase family protein: protein MKTTCPHCQQPIEISDLFAGQALACPSCAGTFQVPAAPSRPLPATPSRPVGRAKSPPSARPPRRAIVVPRQASSKSGLWLVCGVLALAAVGYALLRPPLPTPRGKAPEPPVATVPPQPANATAPGTPSAESDELSRLIDGARIAADQTATRKAAEEAAAKDAQARALADEMSAKAAKLLEETTPAPVSEPPAITPPVAAKVPEISEPEGLAVSGSSRGSFVHPGLLHNEEDFKRMRTYKGVQPWRSGWEKMTNSRHANLDWKPRPADIVVRGGTGENYADFYRDIATAYVCAVNWRVTGKKAYAEKSIEILNAWSSTLKSFGGNYDRNLAAGIYGFEIANAAEIMRTYSGWKPEDFKRFQKMMLTIFYPINKHFVETHGDSPGKIDHFWPNWELCNLASLVAIGVVCDERKIYNEAIRYMKTGDGNGAIKVAVYHIHPDGLGQWVESARDQGHTLMGIGLMAAICEMAWKQGDDLYGYDNNRFLAACEYVAKYNLGEEVPFKKYVNSVQGTFTEVGGGGRGMARPVWELPYNHYVKRKGLSAPWLTKMVEKSSPEGGVGDYGPNSGGYDTLGFGTFTATLDNKAPAKPPRR, encoded by the coding sequence ATGAAGACGACCTGCCCCCATTGCCAGCAGCCTATTGAAATAAGCGATCTGTTCGCTGGGCAGGCATTGGCTTGTCCGTCGTGCGCCGGAACCTTCCAGGTGCCGGCGGCGCCTTCCCGTCCCCTGCCAGCCACACCTTCCCGGCCGGTGGGACGGGCGAAGTCCCCGCCAAGCGCCCGACCACCACGGAGAGCGATCGTCGTTCCCCGCCAGGCATCTTCAAAGTCCGGCCTGTGGCTCGTCTGTGGTGTGCTCGCGCTGGCGGCCGTCGGCTATGCCCTGCTGCGGCCACCGCTTCCGACACCGCGTGGCAAAGCGCCGGAGCCCCCGGTTGCCACCGTTCCACCGCAACCGGCCAACGCCACCGCGCCCGGCACGCCGTCTGCCGAGAGCGACGAGCTGAGCCGACTGATCGATGGCGCACGCATCGCGGCCGATCAAACCGCGACCCGCAAGGCCGCGGAAGAAGCGGCAGCCAAGGATGCCCAGGCCCGCGCGCTGGCCGATGAGATGTCAGCGAAAGCGGCGAAGCTGTTGGAGGAGACCACCCCCGCCCCGGTGAGCGAGCCACCCGCGATCACTCCGCCGGTGGCCGCCAAGGTGCCGGAAATTTCAGAGCCCGAGGGTTTGGCCGTCTCCGGATCCTCCCGCGGGAGCTTTGTCCATCCCGGCCTGCTGCACAACGAGGAGGATTTCAAGCGAATGAGAACCTACAAGGGCGTGCAGCCCTGGAGGTCCGGGTGGGAGAAAATGACCAATAGCCGGCATGCGAACCTCGACTGGAAGCCCCGTCCCGCCGACATCGTGGTCCGCGGTGGCACGGGTGAGAATTATGCGGATTTCTATCGCGATATCGCGACGGCCTATGTCTGCGCGGTCAACTGGCGGGTCACCGGCAAGAAGGCTTACGCGGAGAAATCCATCGAGATCCTCAATGCCTGGTCCTCCACCTTGAAAAGCTTCGGCGGCAACTATGACCGGAATCTCGCGGCCGGCATCTACGGGTTTGAGATCGCCAATGCCGCCGAGATCATGCGCACCTACAGCGGCTGGAAACCGGAGGACTTCAAACGCTTCCAGAAGATGATGCTGACCATCTTCTATCCCATCAACAAACACTTCGTGGAGACGCACGGTGACAGCCCTGGCAAGATCGACCACTTCTGGCCCAACTGGGAGCTCTGCAACCTCGCCTCGCTGGTCGCGATCGGCGTGGTCTGTGACGAACGGAAAATCTACAACGAAGCGATTCGCTACATGAAGACGGGGGACGGAAACGGGGCGATCAAGGTCGCCGTCTACCACATCCATCCGGACGGGCTCGGCCAATGGGTCGAATCCGCGCGGGATCAGGGGCACACGCTGATGGGGATCGGCCTGATGGCCGCGATCTGCGAAATGGCCTGGAAGCAAGGCGACGATCTCTACGGATACGACAACAACCGGTTTCTGGCGGCCTGCGAATATGTGGCGAAGTACAATCTGGGGGAGGAAGTTCCCTTCAAAAAGTACGTGAACAGCGTGCAGGGCACTTTCACCGAGGTCGGCGGGGGCGGCCGGGGAATGGCCCGGCCGGTTTGGGAACTCCCCTACAACCACTACGTGAAGCGCAAGGGGCTGAGTGCCCCATGGCTGACGAAGATGGTGGAAAAATCCAGTCCCGAGGGCGGCGTGGGTGACTACGGTCCCAACAGCGGAGGCTACGATACCCTTGGCTTCGGCACGTTCACCGCGACCCTCGACAACAAGGCACCCGCCAAGCCGCCGCGCCGGTAG